The genomic interval ATGCCAGATAACCCAAAAATTGGTGTAATAGTTAAAACTGACCGAGAGCATTAAAATAGCAATAATATTACCTGGAAGTAAAAGAAATTACCAAATTAGTTAAAGACTTACTTTCTTCGAACTAAATACTTGCTATTACTATACAACCAAATCGTCCAACTTCTTTGGGTGCTGTTTATCaggatgaatacatatttcTGCTTAAACTCTTAAAacattcagtgtgtgtataccacgtgataaattacgtcataaatgctatatcAGAAGGCATTATTTTGCTTCGATTTTAGACTTATAATAAAGataacttcttttttttcactattttaaatgaaacaatccATGTCGCTTAAAGAGCTCCGCCCCCCTCTTTGTATGATTACCGGAATGTGATTAgttgattagtttcctcaaacacatgattaaacaaaaaatgttttggcggtgctccatcaggcggcggcttttttaaatggtttgtcgaagtgtttaaagaaactaaactctcaatcaaagtataaaataccgaaggtggggctctgtATGCGGCTTTGAGCgctttatgttttatataatatgttgaaGACATAGTAAAGttaactttgtttaatttacaatatattgcCTTTCGACGAAGCACTTTTGACGCagtttatcatgtggtatacacacactgatattgGTAAACTAGTAAGAACgaaacattaaatgatttctagaaaataaataattacaaaaccTAATGCACATATCTTGTATGTGCTTAAATGACACTAGCAGGCTCGGTGTAATCGTTAATGATAATTTCAGTCTTGTGCAGGTATATCATTTGACTGTAGTTTTGATATATTGTCAAAACATATCTTCTAAATCATCGTCCGCAGCAAATTTACTTAGATTTGCCTTTTGAAAATTCTTAAAACAGGTAGTTTTTTCTACAGGTTTTATAAACGAACTTATTTTCTAACGATTTCACACACACAAATGAGATGCGGAACACTCTTtaacacatttcaataaataaaaacagaaacaccGAGGAATATCCAAAATATGactcaaaaattgtaaaatcgTCGCTTTTtaactacagaaacaaagacATGTAAACATAAAGTGTCTTACAGGCCCGTTTAGGCCGCCGACTAAGCCGgactatttttcaaatgtttttgaagTCTGGAGCACCTTAGCGATGTTGACAAATTTCCCAGCTGTATGGGTTGGATATAGGAAAGAATATGTGCAGTATGTTTAAAGTCCCTAGCAAGCGCCCCACTTCCCTTCACCGATATAGCTGGACATTGTAAGAAAGCAACATTGTTATATCACTGACACAGGCTTATAATGATGATTTTCTGAGACATCTAGCAAATGGACACAAACATATAGTACCGGTACGTAGACTTATCATCCATACACAAAACACTGATTAATTATTGGCCATATCAAATACTCACTTGTAAAGTAAGGTGCGTTCATATCAAAGGCTGACCACATCTGTGTAATGAAGAATGGCGCCCAACATACGATAAAGCAGATCACAACTGTAAGCGTAAGTTTCACAGTCTTGATTTTGGACTTGGACATTTTCTTTGAGTGAGCTCTCGGGTTTGTTACAGTCTCCTCGGTGTGATATGGCGAAGACCCGTTTCTGTAGTGTGTTTTGCGCTTGActgcgttatgtgtctcttttGCATTCACGCTGACCCAAACTACGTGGCAAATCTTTGTATAGCATATGGTCAGCATCACAAAAGGAACGGCATATACTGATATGAATATCCATGTAACGTAAGCTTGCAATGTCCAAAATTGCTTTTGCAAATCAAAATTATCCATGCAGTCGTAAACTCCATCAAGCCTTTGTTTGTACGAGAAGATAAATAATTGTGGTAATGAAAATATGGCAGAAAGGATCCAAGCTATTGCAGCCATAACATGTACTCTCTTTCTTGTCCATGTTTGTGAATTTAGCGGATCACATATAGACATATAACGGTCTAAAGCGGTCATGATTAATACGTAGGTGGAGCTATACATTGTTCCAACTTGCATGTACTTTACAAGCTTACAAAGCAAATTGTTTccatcaaatttaaatgtaatatccATCACAAGTTGAGGCAATACCTGAAAAAGGGCTACCGAAATATCTGCAACCGCTAagtgaataataaacatttgcattcGACTTAATTTCCTCTTTCTGTACATAAGAACAACGATAACCATCAAGTTACCCAGTAAGGCCATAACTAATATTGCACCCAACACAGCAATTTCTGCCTGGGCAAGCGCTTCATTCCTTCCGGTATCTGTAATATTGGCGTTGCGAGTTCCATTTCCATTGCCCATTTGCATGTTAGCAATTTCGCTCTTATCGTTGGTTAGCGAATACAGACCCTCGTCGCTCGAGCCGACAATGATCGAACGTGTTGTATTCATAGTCGTCTACAACTGGAGGAAATTCctgaaatacataataacagTTTACACTTGATTTCATGCGTATAACGAAATGTGgtgaaaattaattaaatataatttgcagGTATTCTACCGTATAATTCgaaaaaaacaaagtttattAAAGTTTATTCTCATTCATATCGTTTTTGCAGAGAAGTTGTATTGGATAAAACATCGCTTGATCATTGCAAACTATTTCTCATTAGGTTGTTATTATACTTAAAGAAAGAAATTGATGT from Mya arenaria isolate MELC-2E11 chromosome 7, ASM2691426v1 carries:
- the LOC128241557 gene encoding cephalotocin receptor 1-like, with the translated sequence MNTTRSIIVGSSDEGLYSLTNDKSEIANMQMGNGNGTRNANITDTGRNEALAQAEIAVLGAILVMALLGNLMVIVVLMYRKRKLSRMQMFIIHLAVADISVALFQVLPQLVMDITFKFDGNNLLCKLVKYMQVGTMYSSTYVLIMTALDRYMSICDPLNSQTWTRKRVHVMAAIAWILSAIFSLPQLFIFSYKQRLDGVYDCMDNFDLQKQFWTLQAYVTWIFISVYAVPFVMLTICYTKICHVVWVSVNAKETHNAVKRKTHYRNGSSPYHTEETVTNPRAHSKKMSKSKIKTVKLTLTVVICFIVCWAPFFITQMWSAFDMNAPYFTSHIMAIATLLASLNSCTNPWIYLAFSNKLCNRRKPTSMKAWMSTANTYMTETERDHLRMRQLNPDNTSLSFSRSFND